One region of Chelonoidis abingdonii isolate Lonesome George chromosome 14, CheloAbing_2.0, whole genome shotgun sequence genomic DNA includes:
- the EMILIN3 gene encoding EMILIN-3 — translation MSRTSGNSLFWVFAYLCLGTLVSPTDAKGTYYHHPAPVSYSNRYNLYTSGSSPQLSPGKPMGKHKSYCAYVVQRNVTCTLQDGVESYVKAEYHKCSWGPKCPGKVLYRTFYRPKYKIGYKTVTELAWRCCPGLMGEGCHDSPTDQPGLLPQRPSPKIPPGHKMFPGPRVPPHPQIHPEPFPGPKKNHYGRKIPGIFGDRLDRLEEEVRRLSQSYDSLHNVVSGLGDHLRLAIQEDTNKMIGSLMNSPSVPDSTVGFGVIPDGIVDVADKADITTYPPVGEILAKVSEVSDVLKTKTDLLNEVHGLVLDHDGQIKHLLESARPSPLTSIDMLEEYVDTRLSNLRGELLDGFEKKLVKIQSTCDFRIKEVQQQCEEEKAANLRLQQTLDGKELEIKKEISQLETQIQGLTVVESCCGNLNYLTERMDILEKGLHSISESQKNLHSQLNGEFSTITLGSLVEGRFEDLEARLNATERETGSCCSSLEDSMMGLVRSELDGVRTSSEDKMRTLEDRFMTIVGELSNVTAPAGLDGAVMPLLEGELANMRKQTDERLEVLQSRLTDLESTCLLGCASASKDVETFRTEIEDCQSKNQDLLLRMDSNNDLLHKLNATILEIQRRIEEEATGSLQGEITLLKINLNTVSKSLTGLKDSVSQYSNTVLHVNSSLDEHERKIEDEVHSIQEKVSDQGSQLIFSNKRVLNLKGDLERLKARIVNDLSNCKNAAHNLQKEVAQFDSRVAQVENMCGGLGAMTGSLDIIRDELEKHTGSLWGYMDHMNGTLTSHSQEITVLKDNLLDCQAKVTELAKQVTHLEGASEGKQH, via the exons ATGAGCAGGACAAGTGGAAACTCTCTCTTCTGGGTTTTCGCCTACCTCTGCCTGGGGACGTTGGTTTCTCCGACGGATGCCAAAGGGACCTATTACCACCACCCCGCCCCTGTCTCTTACAGTAACAGATACAATCTTTATACCTCAGGATCTAGCCCTCAGCTCAGCCCCGGCAAACCCATGGGGAAGCACAA GAGCTACTGTGCGTATGTGGTGCAGAGAAATGTGACATGCACCCtgcaggatggggtggagagCTACGTGAAGGCAGAATATCACAAGTGCAGCTGGGGGCCCAAGTGCCCAGGGAAAGTCCT GTACCGCACCTTCTACAGACCCAAGTACAAGATTGGCTACAAGACAGTGACTGAGCTGGCATGGAGGTGCTGCCCAGGACTCATGGGAGAAGGGTGCCATGACAGCCCTACCGATCAACCAGGTCTGCTGCCCCAGCGCCCCAGCCCTAAGATTCCTCCTGGTCACAAGATGTTTCCAGGTCCTAGagttcctccccatccccaaatccACCCTGAGCCGTTTCCAGGTCCAAAGAAGAACCACTATG GCAGGAAGATACCTGGGATCTTTGGGGACAGGTTGGACCGGCTGGAAGAGGAGGTAAGGCGCCTCTCGCAGTCCTACGACAGCCTGCACAATGTGGTGAGTGGGCTCGGGGACCACCTGCGTCTGGCCATCCAGGAGGACACCAACAAGATGATCGGGTCTCTGATGAACAGCCCAAGCGTGCCTGACTCAACGGTGGGCTTTGGGGTCATTCCCGATGGGATTGTGGATGTGGCTGACAAGGCGGACATCACCACCTATCCACCCGTGGGTGAGATCCTGGCCAAGGTGAGTGAGGTGAGTGACGTGCTGAAGACCAAGACAGATTTGCTCAATGAGGTGCATGGCCTGGTCCTGGACCATGACGGGCAGATCAAACACCTGCTGGAATCAGCTAGGCCATCACCCCTCACCTCCATTGACATGTTGGAGGAGTACGTGGACACCCGGCTGAGCAACCTGCGAGGAGAGCTGCTGGATGGCTTTGAGAAGAAGCTGGTGAAAATCCAGAGCACGTGCGACTTCAGGATCaaggaggtgcagcagcagtgCGAGGAGGAGAAAGCTGCCAACTTGCGGCTACAGCAGACCCTGGACGGCAAGGAACTGGAGATCAAGAAGGAGATCTCCCAGCTGGAGACCCAGATCCAAGGGCTGACTGTGGTGGAGAGCTGCTGCGGCAACCTGAACTACCTCACCGAGCGCATGGACATCCTGGAGAAGGGCCTGCACAGCATCTCTGAGTCCCAGAAGAACCTGCACTCACAGCTCAACGGTGAGTTCTCCACCATCACCCTAGGGAGCCTCGTTGAAGGGCGCTTCGAGGACCTGGAGGCGAGGCTCAatgctacagagagagagactggcagTTGCTGCTCCAGCTTGGAGGACAGCATGATGGGTCTGGTGAGGTCAGAGTTGGATGGTGTGAGGACCTCATCTGAGGACAAAATGAGGACCTTGGAGGACAGGTTCATGACCATTGTGGGGGAGCTAAGCAATGTCACTGCCCCAGCGGGCCTGGATGGAGCCGTGATGCCCTTGCTGGAGGGAGAGCTTGCCAACATGAGGAAGCAGACAGATGAGAGACTGGAGGTGCTGCAGAGCCGGCTCACCGACCTGGAAAGCACTTGCTTACTGGGCTGCGCCTCTGCTTCCAAAGATGTGGAGACCTTCCGGACAGAAATTGAGGACTGCCAGAGCAAGAACCAGGATCTGCTGCTCAGAATGGACAGTAACAACGACCTCCTGCACAAGTTGAATGCCACCATCCTGGAGATCCAGAGGCGGATTGAGGAGGAGGCAACCGGCTCCCTGCAAGGCGAGATCACCCTGCTCAAGATCAACCTGAATACCGTGAGCAAATCCCTGACAGGGCTCAAGGACTCCGTCTCCCAGTACTCCAACACCGTGCTGCACGTCAACTCTTCACTGGACGAACATGAGCGCAAGATAGAGGACGAGGTGCACTCCATTCAGGAGAAGGTCAGTGACCAAGGCTCGCAACTCATCTTCAGTAACAAGCGTGTCCTGAACCTGAAAGGCGACCTGGAGAGACTCAAAGCCAGGATCGTGAATGATCTAAGCAACTGCAAGAACGCCGCACACAACCTGCAGAAGGAGGTGGCCCAGTTCGACAGCCGCGTGGCCCAGGTGGAAAACATGTGCGGTGGGCTTGGTGCCATGACGGGGAGCCTGGACATCATCCGTGATGAGCTGGAGAAGCACACAGGCAGCCTATGGGGCTACATGGACCATATGAACGGGACTTTGACCTCCCACTCTCAGGAAATAACTGTACTGAAGGACAACTTGCTGGATTGCCAGGCCAAAGTCACAGAGCTGGCAAAACAGGTCACCCACTTGGAAGGTGCTTCAGAGGGGAAGCAGCATTAG